A region of the Sarcophilus harrisii chromosome 3, mSarHar1.11, whole genome shotgun sequence genome:
ATTTTACTGGGAAGAGAGCCATGCCAGTGTTTGGCACTGGAATCTCAAAGGTGAATCAATATATCTTTTTAGATCCCTGCTGACTTTTGTCTCATTTCCTGTCTCATGGAAAAGATCTGACTTTCATAGGTTGAAGCTGTCTGAGGATCTTTTCCCTGACTTCTCTCATCTTGACACTATAGAGAACGGGGTTGAGCAGAGGTGGAAGAAGGAAGTGGATATAGGAGAGAAAAGTGTGGGCAGCATGGGGAATGGGTAACCTCAGTCGGTCAGTAAATGCTAGAAGTATCATAGGTACATAGAAAAGAAGCACAGCAGAGAGGTGTACAGCACAGGTGTTCTGGGCACGACGACGATCTTCAGGTGAAACTACATCACGAAGTGCCTGCCCAATGAGGGCATAGGACAAAAAGATGAGGACAGGGTCCAAACCCATAGCAGACAAGACCACAAAGAAGCTGTAGGTTGCACCTTGGGCCCCAGGACAGGATAGCCGGGAAATATCTGGATGTAAGCAATAAGAGTGGGATAAGACTTGGGGATGGCAGTAAGGCATCCAGGCCAAAAGAAATGGCAAGGGTAGATGGAGACTCACACAACGGAAGATGATGACCAGCCCTATCTTGCTAGTTACACTATTTGTGAGTAGAGCTGAATAACGGAGAGGATGACAGATAGCCAGTGCCCGGTCAAAGGCCATTGCAAGCAGAACAGAGGActccatgacagaaaaaaaaatgaataaagaacatCTGGAGGAAGCAGGCAAATGCTGGAACTGTGTGGGAATCAAAAAGGGAAAGTTTCAGCAATGTGGGCATTAGTGCTGTGACCAGACCCATGTCTGACACACCCAGCAGGAAGAGAAAGTAATACATTGGGCGGTGGAGTGAGGGCTCCACAGCAATAACCCAGAGAACTGCTCCATTTCCCAGAGCACACAGGAGGTAAATGGCAATAAAAATTAGGGCCCACCATGATGGTGTAGTCACCAGTCCTGGGATGCCTACCAGCAGGAAGGTAGGAATCATTGATGTATTGTTGCTGGGATTTGCCAGTGTGAAAGGTTTTTAAGACACACTACACCTCAGAAGTGGATTccaaaaactgggaaagaaaagaaaaacatcaatgAAATTTAGTTTGGTGCTTTTACTTCTACATGATGCATATCTCCCCCATCTCTGATTTTCTAAAACTGGTTATAATACTGGTTATCCCTGGGGCTCCACTCTTTTCTTGACCATGTAGTTAACCTCtacccttttatttccttttaatattttcttaaaccCCATATCCTTCTTCTATATTCTGTCAATTTCAATCTAGTTTCTTCTAAGTGGAATATTTCTCCCATCATTATTTTGTTCAATACTTAATACCCATCATTTGTAACTGTACTTCCACCTGTGTTGTCTATCATGATCTCAAGTCCCTACTCATCAGTGTCTTCTCTGATCTTGTCTTTACTGCCTAAAATGTCTCCTTGATACACTTGCTTCATCATCTTTCCacattccaaatttcttcctcctaatTTTG
Encoded here:
- the LOC100924648 gene encoding LOW QUALITY PROTEIN: olfactory receptor 51S1 (The sequence of the model RefSeq protein was modified relative to this genomic sequence to represent the inferred CDS: deleted 1 base in 1 codon) translates to MIPTFLLVGIPGLVTTPSWWALIFIAIYLLCALGNGAVLWVIAVEPSLHRPMYYFLFLLGVSDMGLVTALMPTLLKLSLFDSHTVPAFACFLQMFFIHFFSVMESSVLLAMAFDRALAICHPLRYSALLTNSVTSKIGLVIIFRCVSLHLPLPFLLAWMPYCHPQVLSHSYCLHPDISRLSCPGAQGATYSFFVVLSAMGLDPVLIFLSYALIGQALRDVVSPEDRRRAQNTCAVHLSAVLLFYVPMILLAFTDRLRLPIPHAAHTFLSYIHFLLPPLLNPVLYSVKMREVREKILRQLQPMKVRSFP